One stretch of Paenibacillus sp. AN1007 DNA includes these proteins:
- the thiD gene encoding bifunctional hydroxymethylpyrimidine kinase/phosphomethylpyrimidine kinase, translated as MTIPKTLTIAGSDTSGGAGIQADLKTFQELGVYGMTVLTTVVAMEPETWDHQVFPVELNVVEAQLRTVLDGIGFDAMKTGMLGSVDIIELVAKHIRRSGLPQIVIDPVMVCKGTDEVLQPENTEAMIEFLLPGADLVTPNLFEASQLAKSGPIRSKEQMEAAAAAIHAHGAKHVLIKDRGVINPGKAMDLLYDGTNVEWFEADVVGSGYTHGAGCTTSAAITAGLARGLSVKEAVREGKAFITKAIAGGFPLNRFVGPTLHAAHRLEHQR; from the coding sequence ATGACGATTCCTAAAACGTTGACCATCGCAGGTTCAGATACGAGCGGCGGTGCTGGTATTCAAGCGGATTTAAAAACATTCCAGGAGCTGGGTGTATACGGAATGACCGTATTAACAACGGTTGTTGCGATGGAACCTGAAACATGGGATCACCAGGTCTTCCCTGTAGAGTTGAATGTGGTCGAAGCTCAGCTTCGTACTGTTCTGGACGGCATTGGCTTTGACGCCATGAAGACAGGCATGCTTGGTTCTGTAGATATTATTGAGCTTGTCGCCAAACATATTCGCCGCAGCGGTCTCCCGCAGATCGTTATCGATCCGGTTATGGTCTGCAAAGGCACGGATGAAGTGCTGCAGCCGGAAAATACAGAAGCGATGATCGAGTTTTTACTGCCGGGGGCAGACCTCGTCACACCAAATCTGTTTGAAGCTTCCCAACTGGCGAAGAGCGGTCCGATTCGTTCCAAAGAGCAGATGGAAGCCGCCGCAGCTGCCATTCATGCTCATGGTGCCAAGCATGTTCTGATCAAAGACCGCGGTGTAATTAACCCGGGTAAAGCGATGGACTTGCTCTATGACGGAACAAACGTTGAATGGTTTGAGGCTGATGTTGTCGGCTCCGGGTATACACATGGTGCAGGATGCACAACCTCCGCTGCGATTACGGCAGGTTTGGCTCGTGGCCTATCGGTGAAAGAGGCTGTACGTGAAGGAAAAGCGTTTATTACCAAAGCGATTGCTGGCGGGTTCCCGTTGAACCGCTTTGTTGGTCCTACACTGCATGCTGCACATCGTTTGGAGCACCAACGTTAA
- a CDS encoding response regulator transcription factor translates to MSSHRLLLVEDDRSISEMVGPYLEKEGFDLTYAYDGLEAEQLFKETKPCFDLIILDLMLPHRSGMDVLQTIRASSLVPVLILSAKDGEVDKALGLGFGADDYLSKPFSLIELTARIKAAIRRANYTAQPAEETAPHQRITIGGLVVDIETYEVEREGEPIKLTSKEFGILKLLVTHPGKVFTKAQIYASVWNDHYYGDENIINVHMRRLREKLEVDPSAPRYIKTLWGIGYKLEAEQV, encoded by the coding sequence ATGTCAAGTCACCGTTTGCTGCTTGTTGAAGACGACCGCTCGATTAGTGAGATGGTTGGACCTTATTTGGAAAAAGAGGGCTTCGACCTTACATATGCTTATGACGGTTTGGAGGCAGAGCAGCTGTTCAAAGAGACGAAGCCTTGTTTTGATCTGATTATTCTTGATCTGATGCTGCCCCATCGCAGCGGGATGGATGTGCTGCAGACGATTCGCGCCAGCAGTTTGGTGCCCGTACTTATTCTTTCGGCGAAAGACGGAGAGGTGGACAAAGCGCTGGGTCTCGGTTTTGGCGCTGACGATTACTTGAGTAAACCGTTCTCGCTGATCGAGCTTACGGCTCGCATCAAAGCAGCGATCCGAAGAGCCAATTATACAGCCCAGCCCGCCGAAGAAACTGCACCTCATCAGCGGATAACGATCGGCGGACTTGTCGTGGATATAGAGACGTACGAAGTAGAACGCGAAGGGGAGCCAATTAAGCTGACGTCCAAAGAGTTCGGTATTTTAAAATTGCTTGTAACTCATCCCGGCAAGGTGTTCACAAAGGCACAGATCTATGCATCCGTCTGGAATGATCATTACTACGGAGACGAAAATATTATTAACGTACATATGCGCCGCTTGCGGGAAAAGCTGGAGGTTGATCCTTCCGCTCCACGTTACATCAAGACATTATGGGGGATCGGATATAAGCTGGAGGCGGAACAGGTATGA
- a CDS encoding ATP-binding cassette domain-containing protein → MITARNLHKQFKTPVVREGRFSGVRTLFSRQYVTKEAVRDISFDIRQGEFVGYIGPNGAGKSTTIKMLTGILHPTGGEVLLGGMNPHEERRRTVRQLGVVFGQRSQLWWDLPVKDSYDILAEMYGVSPEVKKKRLSQFAELLDLESFWATPVRKLSLGQRMRADLAASMLHDPELLFLDEPTIGLDVNAKRNIRQFLRTLNEEFGKTILLTTHDMDDIEQLCSRVMVINHGQLTYDGTISSLRDTIGLPTMIRVAFRKQVQLPNTLPSAIQVTSMDDRVLTALVNRKEWRTMDILKELEQWGEIDDIEMKEPDFEDVIHNVY, encoded by the coding sequence ATGATTACGGCACGCAACCTGCATAAACAATTCAAAACCCCTGTTGTGCGGGAAGGCCGCTTCTCGGGGGTACGCACCTTGTTTTCACGTCAGTATGTGACCAAAGAAGCGGTGCGTGATATCAGCTTTGATATCCGGCAGGGGGAATTTGTAGGTTACATTGGCCCCAATGGAGCTGGCAAATCCACCACGATCAAAATGCTGACAGGCATTCTTCACCCCACGGGGGGTGAGGTGCTGCTTGGCGGGATGAATCCGCATGAGGAACGGCGCAGGACGGTTCGCCAACTCGGGGTCGTATTTGGACAGCGAAGTCAGCTCTGGTGGGACTTACCGGTGAAGGATTCGTATGATATTTTGGCAGAGATGTACGGCGTGAGTCCGGAGGTCAAAAAGAAACGGCTGTCCCAGTTCGCCGAACTGCTGGATCTTGAATCATTCTGGGCGACTCCGGTTCGCAAGCTTTCCCTCGGGCAGCGCATGCGGGCCGATCTGGCAGCGTCCATGCTGCATGATCCCGAACTGCTTTTTCTTGACGAACCCACGATTGGGCTGGATGTGAATGCGAAGCGGAATATTCGCCAGTTTCTGCGCACATTAAATGAAGAGTTTGGCAAAACCATTCTGCTCACCACCCACGATATGGATGATATCGAACAGCTGTGCAGCCGTGTCATGGTCATTAATCATGGGCAGCTGACGTATGACGGTACAATCTCCTCCCTACGGGATACGATCGGCCTTCCTACCATGATTCGTGTCGCCTTCCGAAAACAGGTTCAGCTGCCGAACACGCTGCCTTCTGCCATTCAGGTTACAAGCATGGACGACCGGGTGCTGACTGCATTGGTGAATCGGAAGGAGTGGCGTACGATGGACATTCTGAAGGAACTGGAGCAGTGGGGAGAGATTGACGATATCGAGATGAAAGAACCGGACTTTGAGGATGTGATTCACAACGTATACTGA
- a CDS encoding response regulator transcription factor, translated as MIRTVLLVEDESRIREIVADYFIKEQWHVIEAEDGVQALEQLALHQVDLVILDVLMPEMDGWTLCGHIRSTSAVPIIMLTAKSEDDDKIHGFQLGVDDYVTKPFSPRVLVARAETLMKRVEGAVGREQGAIRFGGVTLDPWAKRIERDGAEVELAPKEYELLLYLARNAGIVLSREAILNRVWGFDFEGDSRVVDTHIKKLRSKLGDEAKCIRTVIGTGYRFEAEA; from the coding sequence ATGATCAGAACCGTGCTTCTGGTAGAAGACGAAAGCCGCATTCGCGAGATTGTGGCCGATTATTTTATAAAAGAACAATGGCATGTGATTGAAGCTGAGGATGGAGTACAGGCGCTGGAACAGCTGGCGCTGCATCAGGTGGATCTAGTCATACTGGATGTATTAATGCCTGAAATGGATGGCTGGACATTATGCGGTCATATTCGCTCTACTTCTGCCGTACCTATTATCATGCTCACCGCAAAGTCCGAGGATGATGACAAAATCCACGGTTTTCAATTAGGTGTAGATGATTATGTTACCAAACCGTTCAGTCCCCGGGTTCTCGTCGCGCGGGCGGAGACATTGATGAAACGTGTGGAAGGCGCGGTAGGACGTGAGCAGGGGGCGATCCGCTTTGGCGGGGTCACTCTTGATCCTTGGGCCAAACGTATAGAGAGAGACGGGGCCGAGGTGGAGCTTGCACCAAAGGAATATGAGCTGCTTCTCTATCTCGCTCGGAATGCAGGTATTGTCCTATCGCGGGAAGCGATATTGAATCGGGTATGGGGATTTGACTTTGAAGGTGATTCCCGAGTGGTGGACACACATATCAAGAAACTCCGCAGCAAATTGGGGGATGAAGCCAAGTGCATTCGGACCGTGATTGGTACAGGATATCGTTTTGAGGCGGAGGCATGA
- a CDS encoding ABC transporter permease has protein sequence MMTLLKLIRLEWRKHRFARNFVGVGIANISILLFIILIGITERGAADYVLANYHDAFILIDTIARAVFIIFAGSLISKLIISEYRDKTMNVMFTYPIKRHKIIAAKLILVFIFTFAMIMFTDILMGTLLLAANQYYGFITEPLGSAALGQLVLKYTISSLSAAAMALIPLFFGMRKHSVTTTMVASVLLVFIVCSGFGGPTMSLNDIIVIPLTLGAIGLWIAALSMVRLDTKDVN, from the coding sequence ATGATGACGCTGCTTAAACTTATCCGTCTGGAATGGCGCAAGCACCGCTTTGCCCGTAATTTTGTGGGTGTGGGTATCGCCAATATCAGCATTCTTCTATTCATTATCCTGATTGGCATTACAGAACGAGGGGCTGCAGATTACGTCCTGGCGAATTACCATGACGCCTTCATCCTGATTGATACCATTGCCCGAGCGGTATTTATCATATTCGCAGGTTCCCTGATATCCAAATTAATCATTAGTGAGTACCGGGACAAAACGATGAATGTCATGTTCACCTATCCGATCAAGCGGCATAAAATTATCGCTGCAAAGTTAATACTGGTATTTATATTTACTTTCGCAATGATTATGTTTACAGATATTCTGATGGGGACTCTTCTGCTGGCTGCGAATCAATATTATGGCTTTATTACCGAGCCGCTGGGGTCGGCAGCGTTGGGGCAGCTGGTGCTTAAATACACGATCAGTTCACTCTCTGCAGCTGCGATGGCTCTGATTCCCCTATTCTTCGGTATGCGCAAGCATTCGGTAACAACTACAATGGTTGCTTCGGTTCTCCTTGTTTTCATTGTGTGCTCCGGTTTCGGCGGCCCTACAATGTCGCTCAACGATATCATCGTTATTCCGTTGACCTTAGGAGCGATAGGATTATGGATTGCTGCACTTTCCATGGTACGGCTGGATACCAAAGATGTGAATTAA
- a CDS encoding ABC-2 family transporter protein produces MKPISWFHLYKILIRTSIRSRMQYKFNFVLGSILAALIQISEFLMVALVLHKFGAIQGWSLHEIGYLFAIMTLSKTLYRTFGNEVHHLEKYLVGGELDQLLTRPMPVLLALMPQNFRIMIGEVLQGGFILCWSLAGMMHSGQIGWTVIPLSLFIIVTGAIILFSIGLATATLGFWTTRIEELQVITEDAARTAAQYPLTLYPKWMSSLLLTAIPVGFVNYIPSLYLLRGEGGVWVLAVIATVAVTCLAASLRFWAFGMTKYQSTGS; encoded by the coding sequence ATGAAGCCAATTTCCTGGTTCCACTTATATAAAATACTCATTCGAACCAGCATCCGCAGCCGGATGCAGTACAAGTTTAATTTCGTGCTGGGGTCTATTCTCGCCGCACTTATTCAAATCTCCGAGTTTCTGATGGTCGCACTGGTGCTGCACAAGTTTGGCGCAATCCAGGGCTGGTCGCTGCATGAAATCGGTTACCTCTTCGCCATTATGACGTTATCCAAAACGCTGTACCGTACATTCGGTAATGAGGTGCATCATCTGGAGAAATATTTGGTAGGTGGTGAGCTGGATCAACTGCTGACACGACCGATGCCAGTCCTGCTTGCACTGATGCCGCAAAATTTCCGCATTATGATCGGTGAAGTGCTTCAGGGCGGATTCATTCTGTGCTGGTCGCTGGCGGGCATGATGCACAGCGGGCAGATCGGCTGGACGGTCATCCCACTCTCTCTGTTTATTATTGTAACGGGAGCCATTATTCTTTTTTCCATCGGACTCGCTACAGCGACTCTTGGTTTCTGGACGACGCGTATCGAGGAGCTGCAGGTCATTACAGAGGATGCCGCCCGCACCGCGGCTCAATATCCACTCACTCTCTATCCCAAATGGATGTCCAGCCTCCTGCTGACTGCGATTCCCGTTGGATTCGTGAACTACATTCCCTCTCTCTACCTGCTGCGCGGTGAAGGCGGTGTATGGGTGCTGGCCGTCATTGCTACGGTAGCAGTGACATGTTTAGCTGCCAGTTTGCGATTCTGGGCGTTCGGCATGACCAAATACCAAAGTACGGGTAGTTAG
- a CDS encoding succinylglutamate desuccinylase/aspartoacylase family protein — translation MLVTRHVLAASSPYAVPYYIIRGTNPGPVMMITSGVHGNETASMAAAQKLADDCAAGRRVIHRGTLIIVPRVNQQAYMKKIRGKPDLNRTFPRRKSGKAKHPLAAAVFQLARQHQPDWWLDLHEANGLSQLSPRVLGQTLITNPGSSSVPVCRRIIERMNRSISVRKHHFNLKRHELPGSARTAASRLLQAKSVTVETCWSLKRTARIKYQTEIVHHFLRETGMT, via the coding sequence ATGCTTGTGACCAGACATGTTCTTGCTGCCTCAAGCCCTTATGCTGTGCCTTATTACATTATACGCGGAACGAATCCCGGGCCCGTCATGATGATTACATCTGGAGTTCATGGCAATGAAACAGCGAGCATGGCCGCTGCGCAGAAACTTGCCGATGATTGTGCCGCAGGGCGGCGCGTGATCCATCGCGGAACGTTGATCATTGTGCCGAGAGTGAATCAGCAGGCATATATGAAGAAAATCAGAGGTAAACCCGACCTGAATCGTACCTTTCCCCGCCGCAAATCCGGCAAAGCCAAACATCCATTGGCAGCCGCTGTATTCCAGCTTGCACGCCAGCATCAGCCTGACTGGTGGCTTGATCTGCATGAAGCCAACGGCCTGTCCCAGCTCAGTCCACGCGTCCTCGGACAAACGCTGATCACCAACCCGGGCAGCTCTAGTGTTCCGGTCTGCCGCAGGATAATAGAACGCATGAACCGATCTATTTCGGTTCGCAAGCATCATTTTAATCTGAAGCGGCATGAGCTGCCGGGCTCCGCTCGTACCGCTGCTTCAAGGCTGCTCCAAGCGAAGTCTGTCACCGTTGAAACGTGCTGGAGCCTGAAACGCACGGCGCGCATCAAGTATCAGACAGAGATTGTGCATCACTTTCTGCGTGAAACCGGCATGACATAA
- a CDS encoding DegV family protein translates to MITSTNNPAREKDVMKKIAWVTDSTSTLDSAFAEQNHIYIVPLRIVFGEECYRETEEISSDIFYEKLDASSRASSSQPPIGEFIELYESIKDQYDEIITIHCSTELSGTLHTSMQAAEIAGVTVTAIDSRAGAYPLREMIMQGLEWQKQGYSAAEIKSNIEQMIEQMSFYLIPASLQNLHRSGRVTGTQLIISQLLKIHLLLRFEEGKVVVNEKIRTFKRTKERMLEMLKKDVEKVKHVCIMHANNQEEAHTIRQQISELLPRLKTEIMPFIPVVSIHAGAGTIGLCWIRSEHA, encoded by the coding sequence ATGATTACCAGCACGAACAATCCGGCAAGAGAGAAGGATGTCATGAAGAAAATTGCATGGGTCACCGACAGCACCAGTACACTGGATTCCGCTTTTGCGGAGCAAAATCATATCTATATCGTGCCGCTGCGCATCGTATTTGGCGAGGAATGTTACCGGGAAACCGAGGAGATCTCGTCCGACATATTCTACGAGAAGCTGGATGCTTCTTCGCGCGCAAGCAGTTCACAGCCGCCGATTGGCGAATTCATTGAACTGTATGAGTCCATTAAGGATCAGTACGATGAGATTATTACGATACACTGCTCCACGGAACTTAGCGGAACGCTCCACACCTCAATGCAGGCTGCGGAGATTGCAGGCGTGACGGTTACCGCAATTGATTCGAGGGCAGGAGCCTATCCTCTTCGCGAGATGATTATGCAGGGCCTGGAGTGGCAGAAGCAGGGATATTCAGCTGCCGAGATTAAATCCAATATTGAGCAGATGATTGAACAGATGTCTTTTTATCTGATTCCTGCCAGCCTTCAGAACCTTCACCGCAGCGGGCGTGTGACAGGAACACAACTGATCATCAGCCAACTGCTCAAAATCCATCTGCTGCTTCGATTTGAAGAGGGCAAAGTCGTCGTTAACGAGAAAATTCGCACCTTCAAACGTACCAAGGAGCGCATGCTTGAGATGCTGAAGAAAGACGTGGAGAAAGTCAAACATGTATGCATTATGCATGCAAACAATCAAGAGGAAGCCCATACGATCAGACAGCAGATTTCGGAACTGCTCCCACGTTTAAAAACAGAAATTATGCCGTTCATTCCGGTAGTCAGCATTCATGCTGGAGCGGGCACAATCGGATTGTGCTGGATTCGCAGTGAGCATGCATAG
- a CDS encoding ABC-2 family transporter protein, with protein sequence MLYLTLASKAYARNLQYRGAHMVHNLASAMFGYMYACLWIGIGADHQLGEYGVQGMIGYIAFTQSSLWISGFLTNGLGIPLSVRTGQIALDLMRPVHLFTHLMAREWGQIAYQFVYKSLPIYLLYSLVFSLKWPSEAAAIGWSALALAGAAYLSICMNYIIGATSMWTTESSWLHWANHALMNLMAGFFIPLEWLPTWLEQLAWLSPYPFLLYVPTRIYLGFEDGSLLWGTLLWCVFMTLLCLAITKVLRRKVEVQGG encoded by the coding sequence ATGCTTTATCTTACGCTCGCTTCCAAAGCCTACGCCCGAAACCTGCAATATCGCGGGGCACACATGGTACACAACCTGGCAAGCGCCATGTTTGGTTACATGTATGCTTGTCTCTGGATCGGCATCGGGGCCGATCATCAGCTCGGAGAATACGGGGTACAGGGAATGATCGGTTACATCGCCTTCACGCAATCGTCACTCTGGATCTCGGGTTTCCTGACGAACGGACTGGGCATTCCGCTTAGTGTCAGGACAGGGCAGATTGCGCTGGACCTCATGCGTCCCGTTCATCTGTTCACCCACCTGATGGCACGTGAATGGGGGCAGATCGCCTACCAATTCGTGTACAAAAGCCTGCCGATCTACCTGCTCTACTCTCTCGTTTTTTCCCTAAAATGGCCTTCGGAGGCCGCTGCAATAGGCTGGTCCGCACTTGCACTTGCTGGCGCAGCATACTTATCCATCTGTATGAACTACATCATCGGCGCAACCTCTATGTGGACTACGGAATCGTCCTGGCTTCACTGGGCTAATCATGCTCTGATGAACCTGATGGCCGGTTTCTTCATCCCGCTTGAATGGCTTCCAACATGGCTGGAACAACTGGCCTGGCTGTCTCCTTATCCATTTTTACTCTATGTTCCCACCCGAATTTATCTTGGTTTTGAAGATGGCTCCCTGCTGTGGGGAACCCTGCTTTGGTGTGTGTTCATGACACTGCTCTGTCTTGCCATTACCAAAGTGTTACGTCGTAAAGTGGAGGTGCAGGGCGGATGA
- a CDS encoding ABC transporter ATP-binding protein codes for MSYIARTINLTKVYEGTEVVSGVHMNIKQGEIYGFLGPNGAGKTTLMKMLTNLVKPTAGEIELFGEKLNPNSYELLKRMGSIIEYPFFYDKLSARENLDLHCEYMGFPNKQMIGKHMEMVGLKDAGSKPVKDFSLGMKQRLGLARALITTPELLILDEPINGLDPVGIKEMRELFKRLSTEYRITMLISSHILGEVEQVADTIGVIRHGRLVEEVSMESIRGNHTDYIEVQAADPRKAAYVVEHLLHLDNYKLLDEQTLRIYDPGLIPSDLNSKLVQHGVAVESISKRSHSLEEHFMSLMKGDDDAA; via the coding sequence ATGAGTTATATTGCACGGACCATCAATCTAACGAAGGTGTACGAAGGGACAGAGGTTGTATCCGGCGTTCATATGAATATTAAACAAGGCGAGATTTATGGATTTCTGGGCCCCAACGGAGCAGGGAAAACAACATTAATGAAGATGTTAACCAATCTCGTTAAACCTACAGCGGGTGAGATCGAACTTTTTGGCGAAAAGCTGAACCCGAATTCATATGAACTGTTGAAACGCATGGGCAGCATAATCGAGTATCCCTTTTTCTATGACAAACTGTCTGCTAGGGAGAATCTGGACCTTCATTGTGAGTATATGGGTTTCCCGAACAAACAAATGATTGGCAAACATATGGAGATGGTCGGTTTGAAGGATGCGGGCAGTAAACCTGTGAAGGACTTCTCTCTCGGTATGAAGCAGCGGCTTGGGCTGGCTCGTGCACTTATAACGACTCCCGAGTTGTTAATTCTGGATGAACCGATCAACGGGCTGGACCCGGTCGGTATCAAAGAGATGCGTGAACTCTTCAAAAGGTTAAGCACAGAATATCGTATTACCATGCTCATCTCCAGTCACATACTCGGTGAAGTGGAGCAGGTTGCGGACACGATTGGCGTCATCCGTCATGGAAGGCTCGTAGAGGAAGTATCCATGGAAAGCATTCGCGGCAATCACACCGATTACATTGAAGTACAGGCTGCGGATCCCCGCAAAGCTGCCTACGTAGTAGAACATTTGCTTCATCTGGACAATTACAAACTGTTAGATGAGCAGACGCTGCGTATTTATGATCCGGGTCTTATCCCATCCGATCTCAACAGTAAGTTGGTCCAGCACGGTGTTGCGGTAGAGTCGATATCCAAACGATCGCATTCTCTGGAAGAGCACTTTATGAGTCTGATGAAAGGGGATGATGACGCTGCTTAA
- a CDS encoding sensor histidine kinase produces the protein MLWLLSLSTVLLVCIAALLGLRLRKRSTHLSYIHNKVSGILEQGTFERLLVFDSDAQISRLLNDMNRLLEHAHLAKADYANQEKEMRNMLSNISHDLKTPLTVVLGYSETLQHSSSLTDEERRVMTEKIQDKAQEVLRLIHSFFDLAKLESGDRELEVSRVNISELCRVKMLSFYELLTKLGLHVELDIPEQDVFVRGNEEALDRVMDNLITNAMKYGADGKVLGISILNRKEGPVTIQVWDRGKGIPEKEHSRVFERMYTLEDSRNRMYQGSGLGLTITKRLVERMGGRIDLHSVPHQRTVFSFTLEGM, from the coding sequence ATGCTTTGGCTCCTTTCTTTGTCTACAGTGCTGCTTGTATGTATAGCTGCCTTGCTTGGGCTGAGGCTGCGTAAACGCAGTACGCACCTGAGCTACATCCATAACAAAGTATCAGGGATTCTGGAGCAGGGTACGTTTGAACGTTTGCTGGTGTTTGATAGCGACGCGCAGATAAGCAGGTTGTTAAATGACATGAACCGACTGCTTGAGCATGCCCATCTGGCTAAGGCTGATTATGCTAACCAAGAGAAAGAGATGCGTAATATGCTCTCCAACATTTCACATGATCTGAAGACCCCGCTTACGGTTGTACTCGGCTATAGTGAAACGCTGCAGCACAGCTCATCCCTGACGGATGAAGAACGGAGAGTCATGACGGAGAAAATACAAGATAAGGCACAGGAAGTGCTGCGGTTAATTCATTCCTTTTTTGACCTCGCCAAGCTTGAATCCGGAGACCGTGAGCTGGAAGTAAGTCGTGTGAACATCAGCGAACTGTGCCGGGTGAAAATGTTATCGTTTTATGAATTGCTTACGAAGCTGGGACTGCATGTCGAACTGGACATCCCTGAACAGGACGTATTTGTAAGGGGGAACGAAGAAGCGTTGGATCGGGTGATGGATAACCTAATTACGAATGCCATGAAATATGGAGCCGACGGGAAAGTGCTGGGAATATCGATACTAAACCGTAAAGAGGGGCCGGTTACAATTCAAGTATGGGATCGGGGGAAAGGCATTCCCGAAAAAGAGCACAGCCGTGTCTTTGAGCGAATGTATACGCTGGAGGATTCCCGTAATCGGATGTATCAGGGCAGCGGCTTGGGCTTGACAATCACGAAGCGGCTGGTAGAACGAATGGGCGGACGTATTGACCTGCACAGCGTGCCGCATCAGCGTACCGTATTTTCCTTTACGTTAGAGGGGATGTAG